The Paenibacillus sp. 481 DNA window CCTAATAGTGTGCATCTATGTGAACATATGCTTGACCATTACTAATAATGAGGAAAAACATGTATTCCATCTTTGATTCACCAAAAGTTATAATTAAACCTATTATGCCTTGTCTATTTTAACGCAGATTTGTGTCGAAAGTTGCTGTCGAAAAATCGAACAGATATTAACATAGATATACTAAATGGGTGATTATAACAAGAGGGAGCACAGAGGCAATGACAGAATTACCACGTTCTGAACGTGCAAAAGGCGATCAAGGCTCTAAAAATGATAAGCACGTTAAATATAATGGCACTGGTTATGGTAAACATACGACGGACGGTAAATCTAATGGTACGTCAAACACGCCGCCGGCACAGGCATTATGGGATAATCGCCCGCGCGGCATAGCAAAGTATTGGCCCGCTCCAATGGCCGATGAAATAACGAACCCGCTCACTGAGCCGCGACAGTCAAGCTTGTCACGCCAGAGTGTGCTGCGTGAGCAGCGGCATGAGCTAGGGCATGGTCAGCAGAGCGAGCAGTTGCGTGGGCAGCGCCACGAGTTGGGGCACGGGCAGCAGAGTGGGCAACATAGCGAGCAGCACGAAGCGGATTTGCTGTTTTTCGCATCCCTTGAAAAGCAGGGGATGCGCTTGCACAGCGCACAGCGCGATGCTGTACGCCATCATGCAGGCCCGCTGCTCTGCCTTGCAGGAGCAGGCTCTGGCAAGACGTCGGTGCTTACAACCCGCGCAGCCTACTTAATGGCCGTTCACGGTGTGGCGCCAGAAGCACTGTGGCTAGTCACCTTTACGAACAAGGCTGCTGCGGAAATGCGTGCGCGCCTTGGCCGCCTGCCTGGCGTGACCTACAAAATGGCACGCAACGTTCAGGCACGCACATTCCATTCCTTCGCGCTCGCCTTGCTGCAAGCCTATGCACCACCATTCACACTGCTCGCGGAAGAACGCGCTCGACACGGGTTTATGAAACGTGTGCTGCGTGAGTTGCGCTTGCATGATTCGCTGCAAGCAGAGACCGTATTGGCGGCACTTTCTGCCCTAAAGGCACGTATGCTGTCACCCGGGGAATGGAAGCCGACGGATATGACGGAACGTGACATGCAGCGGGCTATGCTTCGCTTTGAGGAGCAAAAAGCAGAGCGTTCGTTGAAAGATTTTGATGATTTGCTCGTTGATATCGTTCGCATGCTGCAAGAAGATGAGGCACTTCTGATGCGGCTGCGTCGTCGTTTTCGGTACGTTATGGTTGACGAGTTTCAAGATACGACGCCTGTGCAATATGAATTGATAAGACTCGTTACGAAGGACAGCCGCAATCTGGCTGTATTCGGGGATGATGATCAGACGATTTACACGTTTAATGGCGCTTGCCATAAATATATAACGGAATTTAAAGCTCGTTACACCGATGCAGTGCAAGTGACGCTAAGCTGGAATTTTCGCTCAACAAAGCCGATTGTCGGACTAGGGAACGCGATTATTCGTCATAACAACGAACGGCTTGCGAAGACGATGGTTGCTGTAGCACAAGATGCTAATTCTAGCACCGTCCCAGCGGCTCCGCTCTACGTTAACCCACGTGATGCGGACGATGAAGCGCGATTCGTCGCAGAACGAATTCAAACACGCGTCGCGAACGGCGCAAGGCCGTGGAGTGACTTCGCGGTATTATACCGCACCGCGCAGGCAAGCCGCGCTGTGGTGGAGTATTTCACCATGCACGAGATCCCGTTCCGGCAATTCGGAGCTGAGCCGTTGTTCTACGATCACGGGCTTGTTAGACCGCTTATCGATCATTTGCGGTTGGCGCTTCAGCCGCGGAACTTCAACGCCTTAGAGAGCGCCGTTGCCGCGCTGTACGTTTCCCGTGATGCGGGAATGACGTATATACGCGATGCGGATCAGCAACAGGCCAAAAAGTACCCGCTCGTCCATCTACAATCATGGACGCAGCTGGCCGACTTTCAGCGCGAGGCGGTTAAACCGCGCATTCGTTATATAAAAAAGCTGGCCGCAATGAAGCCAGCGCTAGCTATTCGCGATATGCGGCGTGAATTTTACGACAAGTATACGACGGCTCTTTCCGGTGAGCAGGCGACCGCTCATCAGGACAGCGCCGCTGAAACGCTGGAAGAGCTAGAAGCGTCCGCTAAGCGCTTTGACACAGTTGAAGCTTTTTTGAATCATATTGACCGCTTAGCCGCAGCGTACGCGGAAGTTCGCAAGCATAACGATGAAGATGCTGTCACGCTAATGACAATTCATCGTGCCAAAGGATTAGAGTTCCCAGAAGTATTTATGATCGGAGTCTCAGAAGGCATTCTGCCTCACCGGACGGCACTGCGTGACAAAGCGCCCGCCGATAAGCAAGCAGCGGCGAGCTTGTCCGCCAACGGCAATGAGCGTATTGAGCGCAGTGAGCTCAATGCGCAAACCAAGCGTCTCAACCACGTGCAGCACAGGCAAGGTGCAGGCTCCATCTCTAAAGGCAGCATGGCACCGTCAGGAGCATTAGAATCCGCATCTACTTCAGACAACTTATTGGAAGAAGAGCGGAGGCTTGCCTATGTAGCCGTAACGAGAGCTCGTGAGCAGCTTTATATTAGCTCGCCTGCACTTGTACACGGACAGAAAGCTGAAATTAGCCGCTTTATCCGAGAAGCTTGGACGTTATCAGCACAGTAAATGGAAAATAAGCGTATGACACAGATCATTAGTTTTGAAATGAAGGCAACTTTTCCGTTACAATAGAATAGTCGCAGAGATGTGATGCATCTGTTACCTGCACAATACGTTTGTTTGAGGGGATGCATATGTCTAAACAGTCTGAATTGATCCTGAATCAATATGAACAAGTAAAAGAGTTGCCTACTCTTTATCAATTGGCTCTAGAGCAGTTGGAGACCAAGATGAAAGTTATTCAAGCTGAATGGAAATTACGCAATGGCTATGCCCCATTTGAGCATATAAAAACTCGTTTGAAAGAGCCGAACAGCATTTTCAACAAATTGCAGCGTAAAGGTTTTCCTTTAACACTCGATTCGATTGTGAACAAAATTTATGATGTAGCTGGCATGCGCATCGTTTACGCATTTGTTAAAGATATTTATTTAATACTAGAGCATCTACAGACGCGGAACGACATTCGTATCGTCGAGATTAAAGACTATATCGCAGAGCCGAAGCCAAATGGCTACCAAAGCTTGCACGTTATTGTCCAAGTTCCACTCGTATTGTTCGAAGACGTACGATGGATTCATGTTGAAGTACAAATGCGTACGTTGGCGATGGATTTTTGGGCTAGTCTAGAGCACATTATATTTTATAAATTCGAACAGCAAGTACCTGCACATGTAACGAAAGAATTGACTGACGCTGCCAATGCCGTCGGTGAGCTCGATCGCAAAATGTTGGAGCTACGCAAAGAAATAT harbors:
- a CDS encoding ATP-dependent helicase; translation: MTELPRSERAKGDQGSKNDKHVKYNGTGYGKHTTDGKSNGTSNTPPAQALWDNRPRGIAKYWPAPMADEITNPLTEPRQSSLSRQSVLREQRHELGHGQQSEQLRGQRHELGHGQQSGQHSEQHEADLLFFASLEKQGMRLHSAQRDAVRHHAGPLLCLAGAGSGKTSVLTTRAAYLMAVHGVAPEALWLVTFTNKAAAEMRARLGRLPGVTYKMARNVQARTFHSFALALLQAYAPPFTLLAEERARHGFMKRVLRELRLHDSLQAETVLAALSALKARMLSPGEWKPTDMTERDMQRAMLRFEEQKAERSLKDFDDLLVDIVRMLQEDEALLMRLRRRFRYVMVDEFQDTTPVQYELIRLVTKDSRNLAVFGDDDQTIYTFNGACHKYITEFKARYTDAVQVTLSWNFRSTKPIVGLGNAIIRHNNERLAKTMVAVAQDANSSTVPAAPLYVNPRDADDEARFVAERIQTRVANGARPWSDFAVLYRTAQASRAVVEYFTMHEIPFRQFGAEPLFYDHGLVRPLIDHLRLALQPRNFNALESAVAALYVSRDAGMTYIRDADQQQAKKYPLVHLQSWTQLADFQREAVKPRIRYIKKLAAMKPALAIRDMRREFYDKYTTALSGEQATAHQDSAAETLEELEASAKRFDTVEAFLNHIDRLAAAYAEVRKHNDEDAVTLMTIHRAKGLEFPEVFMIGVSEGILPHRTALRDKAPADKQAAASLSANGNERIERSELNAQTKRLNHVQHRQGAGSISKGSMAPSGALESASTSDNLLEEERRLAYVAVTRAREQLYISSPALVHGQKAEISRFIREAWTLSAQ
- a CDS encoding GTP pyrophosphokinase — protein: MSKQSELILNQYEQVKELPTLYQLALEQLETKMKVIQAEWKLRNGYAPFEHIKTRLKEPNSIFNKLQRKGFPLTLDSIVNKIYDVAGMRIVYAFVKDIYLILEHLQTRNDIRIVEIKDYIAEPKPNGYQSLHVIVQVPLVLFEDVRWIHVEVQMRTLAMDFWASLEHIIFYKFEQQVPAHVTKELTDAANAVGELDRKMLELRKEILSYNNEEWAEGVRSIAVSNGADHNETNKEKDSNSFSWTS